In the Arthrobacter sp. 31Y genome, one interval contains:
- a CDS encoding RluA family pseudouridine synthase — MQSPLPVRDGVNATRLRLPDEGPWTTAMDYMMHRWGHIDPQGIEDRFDAGEIVGEGGVPLDRSTKLEDHTFIWYYRTLPPETRLPVEITILHQDEHILVVDKPHFLPTTPGGTYIQESALVRLRNLLDLPDLIPMHRLDRMTAGLLLLSTNPETRGKYQVLFEKRQVQKEYECVSAATPAAGFPAVEFPAVVRNRMTKSRSYLLAEVIPGEPNAETRIEQTKTLDAGTHQRALYRLEPHTGKTHQLRVHMASLGLGIVNDAFYPDLLDKAPDDYAKPLQLLARGITFVDPITRQRVEYRSQLELSEAHG; from the coding sequence ATGCAATCCCCCCTCCCCGTGCGCGACGGCGTGAACGCGACCCGCCTGCGCCTGCCGGACGAGGGCCCGTGGACCACCGCCATGGACTACATGATGCACCGCTGGGGACACATCGATCCCCAAGGCATCGAAGACCGATTCGACGCCGGCGAAATCGTGGGCGAGGGCGGCGTACCCCTGGACCGCAGCACCAAACTGGAGGACCACACCTTCATTTGGTACTACCGCACGCTCCCGCCGGAAACGCGGCTGCCCGTGGAAATCACCATCCTCCACCAAGACGAGCACATCCTGGTGGTGGACAAACCGCACTTCCTCCCCACCACGCCCGGCGGCACCTACATCCAGGAATCCGCGCTGGTCCGGCTCCGGAACCTCCTCGACCTCCCAGACCTCATCCCCATGCACCGGCTGGACCGCATGACAGCCGGCCTGCTGCTGCTCTCCACCAACCCGGAAACCCGCGGCAAATACCAGGTCCTCTTCGAGAAGCGCCAGGTCCAGAAGGAATACGAGTGTGTGTCCGCCGCGACGCCCGCCGCAGGTTTTCCCGCCGTCGAGTTCCCCGCTGTGGTCCGCAACCGCATGACCAAGTCCCGCAGTTACCTCCTGGCCGAAGTCATCCCCGGTGAACCGAACGCTGAAACGCGCATCGAACAGACAAAAACGCTCGACGCCGGAACTCACCAACGCGCGCTGTACCGCTTGGAGCCACACACCGGCAAGACCCACCAACTCCGCGTGCACATGGCCTCGCTGGGGTTGGGAATCGTCAACGACGCCTTCTACCCGGACCTGCTGGACAAAGCCCCGGACGACTACGCCAAGCCCCTGCAGCTGCTGGCCCGAGGCATCACTTTCGTGGACCCCATCACCCGGCAACGGGTGGAATATCGCAGCCAACTGGAGCTCAGCGAAGCCCACGGCTAG
- a CDS encoding SRPBCC family protein codes for MTDNRKFEIEADVELPGTPERVWQAVTKDTPAWMFPTDQWPDVKTTEEYPSHLVSRMDGPDGWFNQLEHILEPLEGDRAKLHYVHSGIFADNWDEQYDGASKHTEFYLHTLGQYLQYFDGKPVVFTDIQAPASSQAADGFLQLKKALGVDGAAAGTAVDVDVDGVGRLNGEVDFSNENFLGLRTADTMYRFFGRNAFGAPVGMTVHEFSGSGDSELTAKTWGAFLEKVYA; via the coding sequence ATGACTGACAACCGGAAATTCGAAATCGAAGCGGACGTCGAACTGCCCGGCACTCCCGAGCGGGTGTGGCAGGCGGTCACCAAGGACACGCCGGCTTGGATGTTCCCCACGGATCAGTGGCCCGACGTCAAGACCACAGAGGAGTACCCCAGCCACCTGGTGTCCCGGATGGACGGCCCTGACGGATGGTTTAACCAGTTGGAGCACATCCTTGAGCCGCTGGAGGGTGACCGCGCCAAGCTGCACTACGTTCACAGCGGGATCTTCGCCGACAACTGGGACGAGCAGTACGACGGCGCCAGCAAGCACACCGAGTTCTACTTGCACACCCTCGGCCAGTACCTTCAGTACTTCGACGGCAAGCCGGTGGTCTTCACGGACATCCAGGCGCCGGCGTCATCGCAGGCTGCGGACGGTTTCCTGCAGCTGAAGAAGGCCCTTGGTGTGGACGGAGCGGCCGCCGGCACTGCAGTGGATGTGGACGTCGACGGCGTGGGCCGACTGAACGGCGAAGTGGACTTTTCCAACGAGAACTTCCTGGGCCTGCGGACTGCCGACACCATGTACCGCTTCTTCGGCCGGAACGCTTTCGGTGCTCCGGTGGGCATGACGGTGCACGAGTTCAGCGGCTCCGGCGACTCGGAACTCACGGCCAAGACCTGGGGCGCATTCCTGGAGAAGGTGTACGCCTAA
- a CDS encoding TetR-like C-terminal domain-containing protein, with product MARPVIHDQQVQDRLLAVTAELVDREGPARVTLRDVAAAAETSTTAIYSLFGGKAQLLTAAVDDGFRSFGESQREAAKHGLLGLGRAYRTWALDHPALYRLMFGGALAAYVDCSPTPEVASDSMLPLVEAVVAAQSAGALRKDDPALVAMSIWGQVHGLVSLELAQMNDTATDWASIYEAALDSVARAWAASAEF from the coding sequence ATGGCAAGACCCGTAATTCATGATCAACAGGTTCAGGATCGCCTACTCGCGGTCACCGCTGAACTGGTGGACCGCGAAGGTCCGGCCCGCGTCACCCTCCGCGACGTGGCCGCAGCCGCAGAAACGTCCACCACCGCGATCTACTCGCTCTTCGGCGGGAAAGCGCAACTGCTGACTGCCGCCGTCGACGACGGTTTTCGCTCCTTTGGCGAGTCCCAACGCGAGGCCGCCAAGCACGGGCTGCTGGGATTGGGCCGGGCCTACCGGACCTGGGCGCTGGACCACCCGGCACTGTACCGCCTGATGTTCGGAGGGGCGCTGGCCGCCTACGTTGATTGCAGTCCGACGCCGGAAGTCGCCTCCGATTCAATGCTCCCCTTGGTGGAGGCGGTGGTCGCCGCCCAGTCCGCGGGCGCACTGCGCAAGGACGATCCCGCACTCGTGGCCATGTCCATCTGGGGGCAGGTTCATGGTCTCGTCAGTTTGGAGCTGGCGCAGATGAACGATACCGCCACCGATTGGGCCTCCATTTATGAGGCCGCCCTGGATTCCGTAGCTCGGGCCTGGGCGGCCTCAGCAGAGTTTTAG
- a CDS encoding DUF4188 domain-containing protein has translation MAQEIFPGRFTADVGRETVTVFLIGMRANRWWKLAKVAKVASAMPTMMQHLAANPEAGLLGSEQWFGRTTMLLSYWESPEHLRRFAADKDSPHLGPWRKFMKEIAGSGDIGVWHETYQVPASGIEVVYNGMPLFGLAKATTHVPVGPGSNTAKQRMGGAARFAGPAPN, from the coding sequence ATGGCACAGGAGATCTTCCCCGGCCGCTTCACTGCGGATGTCGGGCGCGAAACGGTCACCGTTTTCCTTATCGGTATGCGGGCAAACCGATGGTGGAAACTGGCTAAGGTGGCCAAAGTTGCGTCCGCAATGCCCACCATGATGCAGCATCTCGCTGCCAATCCGGAGGCAGGACTGCTTGGCAGCGAGCAATGGTTCGGGCGAACCACCATGCTGCTCAGCTATTGGGAAAGCCCGGAGCACTTGCGGCGTTTCGCCGCCGACAAAGATTCGCCGCACCTGGGCCCGTGGCGGAAGTTCATGAAGGAGATCGCAGGCAGCGGCGACATCGGCGTGTGGCACGAGACCTACCAGGTGCCGGCGTCGGGTATTGAAGTGGTGTACAACGGCATGCCGCTCTTCGGGTTGGCCAAAGCCACCACCCATGTTCCGGTGGGACCCGGCAGCAACACGGCGAAGCAGCGCATGGGCGGGGCGGCTCGATTCGCAGGCCCGGCCCCCAACTGA
- a CDS encoding ArsR/SmtB family transcription factor — MLDIEVIEDPAAAEASLDPIRTRILRELVEPASATQLAAKVGLPRQKVNYHLKALERHGLVELVEERRKGNVTERVLRATAASYLISPVALASVAPDPRRFSDRFSAFWLLALASRTVQEMGKLIAGAAVAKKKLASFAIDGEITFRSAAERAAFAEELGVAVTQLVDKYHDGGAAAVAGGARKHRLVVVLHPALKKIQASPEHSAEKDQSND; from the coding sequence ATGTTGGACATCGAAGTGATCGAGGACCCGGCCGCGGCGGAAGCCTCGCTGGACCCCATTCGCACCCGCATCCTGCGGGAGCTCGTGGAGCCAGCGTCCGCCACGCAACTGGCCGCGAAGGTCGGACTGCCCCGGCAGAAGGTGAACTATCACCTCAAAGCCCTGGAGCGCCACGGGCTGGTGGAGTTGGTGGAAGAGCGACGCAAGGGCAACGTCACCGAGCGGGTGCTGCGTGCCACGGCGGCGTCCTACCTGATCTCGCCCGTCGCCCTCGCTTCCGTGGCGCCTGACCCCCGGCGCTTCTCTGACCGGTTTTCGGCATTCTGGCTGCTGGCACTGGCCTCCCGCACTGTGCAGGAGATGGGCAAACTCATCGCCGGTGCTGCAGTGGCCAAGAAGAAGTTGGCCAGCTTTGCGATCGACGGCGAGATCACTTTCCGCTCTGCTGCCGAACGGGCAGCGTTCGCGGAAGAGCTCGGCGTAGCGGTGACCCAACTTGTGGATAAGTACCACGACGGCGGTGCTGCCGCAGTGGCGGGCGGCGCGCGTAAGCACCGCCTCGTCGTCGTTCTTCACCCTGCACTTAAAAAAATCCAAGCCTCCCCGGAGCATTCAGCAGAAAAGGATCAAAGCAATGACTGA